DNA from Salvelinus namaycush isolate Seneca chromosome 6, SaNama_1.0, whole genome shotgun sequence:
aaaaataaatcataatctTTCCCCATTTGAAGGGCAAAGTGGTGGACCACAACTTGGCTGGATGCGGCGTAGCGTGCGATTGAACTCTGCTTGGCGAGTGGTCTGAGAAGAGAGGGTTTATGCTTGTTTGTCTGCGGTGGTCTGAGGTTTCCAACCTCGCTCATGCTCTATGGAGGAGGGTCTGCACCTCACTCTACACAGGGCCATTCTGACTTCCTTGTCAAGTCAAGAAAAAAAAGCTCTCATGGAGAAATGTGAGGGTGTTTTATCCCCTGCAGGGAAGACAAAGGAAAAGTTGAGTGGTTACGGAGGTTATCATCTGGGATGGGGCATAATCATATCCTTTCCTCCGCGCCACTGCAGACATCTCTCCAACATGTTTGACATTTAGATGGGCTTTGGGCCTTTATTAGATGTCTTCTGCATGATCTCATCAGTCAGCGCATTCACATCGCTCCCAACCATACagtcctttaaaaaaatgttttggtttAAACCGCTGGCATGTTTATTCCTCCCTGGTTCAGGGGAATGTTTTGTTAGATACGAGGCCTTGTGTTCGCTGAGGGGGGCTTTCCGATGTGGTTGAAGAGTAGATCCTGGTCTTGGGAGCAGCCTGTCCTCTCCAAGTGATTTATTACATCCGTGCGCACGTTTACCTTGTGTCCTCGGCCTTCTCGCTCGTCAACGCAGGGCCCGCCTGTCTTCACAGCTCAAGGGGGAGATTACGACCAAGATCCCTTTTTCCCTGAAAGAAGGGCGGTACTAGTGAGGCTCTGTGTCCGCATCTCTTGGACAACTGACAGAAGCTAGATAAATTACACGCAGGCATTAAGTGCTTTCAGAAAAACACTGGCATCACTACAGGCCTGGTGTGTGCTGTTCACTCATTAGAGTACATTCCGAAGAGAGTCTCACAGACGCCTGGGGAAAGGTGGGTTTGGATGGAGGCTTGTAACTTCGTTTTTTTGACATGGATCCTGTGAGACAaaaacagccagccagccagccatgatgTCTTTGTTATTTTTGATATTTTTAGCTGCCATTAGCAAGTGTAATCCTTTGTTTTGTGTGCTGTCAGCACCAAGGCATCTGCGcgtcatctcctctcccctccccacaCGGGGTGGCTGGACTCCGGGAGCTAGTTTTAGCACTGCCGCGCGTCCAACTCCAGTACAGCTGGAGTTATTGAGTGCTTATTAATCTTGTTTTTTGgatttgataatttgtcatttttgACAGGACCTCTTTTCGGACCCGGTTGTTTGTTTTTGAATCGCAGACTTCCTGTCTCAGGTTGTTTTCTAAACGGGTAGTTGAGGACAGGAGAATAATTTTCTTACAGTCCTTAAACGGTTCATTTCCCCTGAGCACACCCCCTCTCTGACCATCCTGTAGTGTCCAGCTAGTGCCCTTTCCCTTTCATGCTAGATAGCCTCTCTTGTCCCCACAGGGTGTGGGACCTGGAGGGGAATGAAACCACTACATTTAGACTACGCTCCCCTGGCGTCAGTGTGTGCTGGCATCCTGAAGATGCCTTCAAGGTGCGTACAGTAACAGTGCTCTCCAGTTTTATAATGAGAGTTTAAATACTTAGTGCGAGTGAAAAGAGCTTGTGATACTAAACCTTTGTCCTCTGTACAGCTGATGGTGGCCGAGAAGAAAGGGACGATACGCTTCTATGACCTGGTTACCCAGCAGGCCATTCTTTCTCTGGATTGCGGCCAGTCGCCGCTCATGTCGGCTGACTGGTGCCTCACCAATACCATCAAGGTGGGCGCGGTGACGGGCAGCGATTGGGTCATCTGGGATATTACCCGCTCCAGGTGAGTGGCAGGACAGATACTTGTGACCAACTGGGTTTGAACCCAGACAAGGTTACCCATCACCTCCGTTACATGCTGTGTAACACTACTGTATGAAGGCATGGGATTTGTTAATGGGTATTTGTCTGTTCATAGTTACCCACAAGAGAAGAGGCCTGCCCATGTAGAACGAGCAGGAAACTTCAGGTAACTGCTTTGTCCATGCTTCCAAAGTCCTTGCTATCTGGTATCCTTGGTATGTCCCTCCCCCATTGAAATTGATATGTTAAATGGTTACGTTAAGGGTTTTGGTTAGGGTagagggtagggatgtcccaaggatcctggATGCTTCCAATTCCTCTGACCTTCAGAGTATTGTGATGCATGTTGTGGTAGTCCGGCTGATACCGCTGCTGCTGACGTCGTCCATGATAAAGgctgtggtgatggtgatggcaATTACTGTAACGACGGGTGTCATGGTCTTCCAGGTGGTCTCGGGTCAATGAGAATCTCTTCTCCACAACAGGATGTCCAGGCAAGATCAGCAGTCAGTTACTAGTACATCACCTGGGTCACCCACAGGTCAGTGAGCTGTGTGTTTGGCTGTTTGCATTGACACAGTGTGTCAGTTTCTGAGTAATAAAAGTGTGGGAATAATGTTCAGTGAGAGTGTTGGAAATGAGGATAACGTAACATGCTTCCTGGACCTGGTTTCTTACATTTATATGGTGGTGTTGCAGCCCGTGATGATTGGATCAGCCACGGTGGGGGCAGGTCTAAGCTGGCACAGGTCCCTCCCACTCTGTGTCATTGGTGGTGACCGAAAGCTCTCTTTTTGGATGACAGAAATGTAATGCAGTCACTCCCTATGGACATATGGGAGGCAATGCAAATTTACATTGAAACTGTTTGACATGAGGTGTGGTTGGATATTTCTATTTTCATAATTTTTCAATAAAGTATTTCATTTTCCATGTTTTTGTTTGCTTTGACTTCTGAACTTAGTTTAGACACATCCTGGACTTTTGATGTTTATTTTAGAGTCCGACAACTGACTGCCCAGACAAACTGTCATACCCAGACAAACAGAATGGTGGAACTTGGCTTCTGTGAAAAGCGAGGCTGGTTCTGTCTTTCTCAGAAGTTTTGTATCAGTACTAGTTTGTTATGATGTTCTGCCAAGCGCCTCAGGGTGAGCTGCAGGTCACAGGAATGTGTGCGCTCAATGCTGCCAGCACTCTACTCTACCGGTCAACATCACAATCCCTCTACAGGTGCTCACTCTCTCTGTAAAACAGACATACACACTCACCCATACACAATCTGtctcacacacgcgcacacacacagctgtcccCACCCCGGTAGGTCCTATAACACCTGCAGAGTGAGGCCTGGGAAGGCGAAGGACTAATGCATGCAGCCTGCTCCTGCTATTGGGTTATCCCTGAGATTATGACAAGGGCAGGAAACTAAAGAAAGAGAAAAATTAGGTTTTGGAAGAGAAGCGCAGGGAACTGGGAGTTGAGGTCTTTTCAGGTCAGATACTACTGGCTGGCAGAGGGGATGAGTGATTTGTCTCTCCAGAgaagagggagatgaagagaaaACACAAGAGCCACACATCTCATCGTTCTAGTGGGTGGGGATGATCAGTGATGCTGAGATGGAGCATGGGAGACATTGGACCATAAGCCAACAGACGCAGAGTACTCCATTAGAAACAAGGGCTCATTGTATCCTATTGGATGGCCCATGTGTGAGAATAGCACTTACTAACTGCATTAGAACTCCATTAAATTTGATCATGAATCATTTTTAGTGACAGCTAATCACTTGTTTCCACGGATGGATGTTTTTTAGTCCGAGGGCGCAGCCCTTTGGATGGAGTTGTGTGTCTACAAGGAGTAACACAGAACAGTTTATTTTACTCCATTAATGTATGTGTAAGGGGTGAAACAGTAGGTTTTATTGTGCACCGGTGTTGCTGCACGACAGCGTAAGGCAGGTATAGGGGAGGTGAGACCTCCACTCTTTCAATCCCGCTAGACAGGCCTGTATGTTTCTTGGAGCGTACGCACTAACCACCATCCACAATCATAACATGCTACCGCTCTCCTGGTCGACTCTTTGTTTGAACAAGTCCAATGTGGTCGGTGCCGTACGTTTGCAGTGTTGGACACAAGTGGTGCTGGAATGGTTACGTGAAACAGAGAAATCAATGTCGGAGCTCAGGACGCCGCAACCTCTCTTTGCACACACCGCTGAACATTTTCCAAAGGCTATAATATCCTCTTAGGGTGAATTAGAATTACAAAGTGCAAGATTTTTGTGAGAAATGTGAGTCATGAGTCTCTCAATCAATTGTGTCTCCCAGAATCAAAGTGACCCAAGACCACCACCTGGTGGTCTCCCACCTCTGTTTCTAGTCTCtctagatcagggatgggcaagtCCAGTCCTCTGGTGCCGGAGaggtgtcacacttttcccccatccctagaAAACACAGGTGATTAAACTAATTGTGTTATAAACTAAAAATCacagttgattattggagtcaggtgtgctAGCTAGGGCTGGGGCAAAAGTGACACCAATCAGGTCCCCGATGACTGGTTACCCATCCCTGTTCTGGACAGATGGCTTGCCTCCCACAATGTACCAATGATCCATCTTAACACGTCAGGAaagtgaaagggggatacctagtcagttgtacaactgaatgcattcaactgaaatgtgtcttccacatttaacccaacccctctgattcagagaggtaCGGTATGTATACAACGTCAGTTTGGCATAGAGGAAAGGGCGGTGTTGGTACATCCAGCTTTTTTAAGTCACTGCCTTATACATTTCTTGCCCTATCGTAAACATCCCCTGGACACATAGTAGCTGGTAAAATGGAGATCACAGGGGTTATTTTTAATGAGGGCATTTTTGCTAGTGGCTAGTTTGCATCAACTACCTTCACTAAAACTACAGCAAAGGTTTTGCCTGCAAACGTTAGTTTCGATGTGTCTGCCTCGTGATTTTTTTGGGAGAGTTGTCTGTCTGAAGAGGACCCTCCCGGAACAACCAAGAGAATCTGTCATTAATCCCAGACCTAGTACTGTTGCTGCCCTAGGTCTTGAATTTCGGAGACTGCTTTGTTACCTTCTTTGACATACCATGTAATTTTTCGCAAGTTAAATCAAGTGTAAACTGAGCTTGAAGCTTGCAGTATTAAAGTATCCACATTAGGTCATTCTCATGACCCTTAACCTCTTATTTTTTTGTTTGAACAAGGAGATCTTTGGTTTGAAGTTGAACAGTAGGATAACTATGATAGAGCTATTTCTCATAGGCCAGGAAGGCTTTCCTGGTTAGTAGGCCGACTTGGCTTCCAGCTTAATCTCCAGTTGTAATGTAATAACGAACGCAGAGAGGAATCAAAGAGAGATCAGACAGGTGTgaactctccacctctctctctgtaatccCCTCCACCACTTCAGACAAGATGAGGCCTTCAGCTAATTCTGCCCCAACCCACACATGTGAAGCCAGGGGCTCAAGAAAAAGAGAACAAATGCTAATAATGAGCCGTATTAGAGGAGAGAAAACAAAGGAAGAGATTAGAGGTTTTCTTTGAGGTAAAAAAAATACTTTCCTTTAATCTCTTGGGGATTTTCTTAGGCCTACATGATGTAAAACCAGCCTGAAGTGGAAATGTGTTGATCTGGATGAGGGCAGTTGAGAGAAAAGGCTGCAAAGCATTACAATACAGACTAAATGTGACTATGATAAATCATTAGAGCACTCGGTACAGTGGGTTACACAAAATGTAAATTGGATAATTTTGGTCATCGTTTAATTTCAAGTGTCTCTGTGCAGTAATCATTGGGTTTAGCAGCATTTTTTTGTTTATGAATGCAGCAAAAAACAGTCCATGATCTGTGCTTCATCTATGTCTTCAGGGAGGACTCTGTGAACCCAATGACCCATCCTTTTGAGTCTGGGGAGGCTAGCGTGCCAAGGTAATGATGGTCCATGACATTAGGAAACACTTAAGTTCTGAAGGCAGGATGATACTGTACATCATTGGGGGATTTGTGGTTAGTATGTGAGGCACAATAATTTTGCTTGGAACCAGTAGTGGTTATCGTATCGTCATGGCAACCCCTTTTGTGTTTAGGGGCCTCAGCAGATTTGGATCCCAGTGGTCTGGGATTTTCTGGTGGGGGATTTTTGGATCCGAGCTGTGCTGGATGTAAGCTGAGATATGCAAAATTATTAAGTGTTCGAATTTTGGTTAAGCAAGTGGATGTGTGCACTGCTGCACTCAAGTCGAGCGGTATAGTAGATCAATCTTCGGCTCTGTGCACCATTTTCTCCACTGGAGAGGTTGTGTTTCTCTGTGAGTAAAGTGAACCATGTTTGATTTACACTGGAATAATTGAACAGGAAGGCCTCCCACTCAAGGTGGTCGGAGGCTTTCACATCAACTGTGCACATCATGATGTTTTACAGTCGGTGTAGATCTATGAACCGATTTGCGTTCTGGCTTTAAAAATGAATACGGGTGAACTCTGGTACAGACACATTGTCACTGATACAGAAACATGGCATATATTACCCCTTGAACCcacaggtagagagaggaagagagaggagatggagagagtttATCATGCCAGTTGTGAAACCCTACTGACCGTGTAGTGTTATACTGTGAGTTCTGTGTGACCAGGTCCAGCTTTAGATCCACTGGGCCTCAGTACTGGCTCTGACAGTAGCCAGCTGAGGAAACATGATATTTAAATCATTCATAATTAGCTCCTTCCCTTTACTTAATAACACGTGAAGACAAATGGGTTCCAAGAATTTTCTAAATGGAAACAGTTGGTTTGGAATGGGAGGCAGTGGCACATGGGCTTATATTGTAGTACTCCCCACCCTCTGACGTTCAtgttccctctcgctctctctctgtcgcttgCTCGCTTGCTCTCTCAAACGCAAATGCACAGACTTTGTATACTTTTTTATCTCTTTCCTTGATCTCCCTCCATATTGGGGTTTTTCCACGCTCTCTTTCTGATCACTATTTTACACATGCATTCTAAAGTTTTTCTCTGTAATCTCTCTACGAAGATAAACATTCTCGGACATATTCACCCTGTACATTTCCTACccccatgtgtgtctctctctctttcatgccCTTTGTGATTGGactgaaaaaataaaaataaaatgtattacttTGTACATTCTCCTCACAATACATGTATAACGTCACCgtacatatcaatacatatcaTATCAATACATGCACCCAACAAGGAAATATTTATGAATCTTGCACATAAATATAAATTGTGTTTTTCAGTTAACTAAATATATACACAGCATTTCACATCCATCCATTTTTATATGCTAAATCTAGTTTAGTCTctaaaaaatacaataataataatgcaaGTATTAGCCCAGTAGGATTGAAGAGGTGGATATTCAACTGATTGTCTTAAATGGAACTACTGTATTTTGTGCAATTTGAGCATTGATTGTTTGTGCATTTGGCCCCATGGCCACACAGAGAAATTACAGATTGCACCTTTAAAGACCCAAAATGGCTTCCCCTTCCCACCCCTCCAGAGGTATGTATCAGTTTCACTCCCTGAGTCTCTGGCTCAGTGTTGAGGCCCTCAGCCCAGTTTCTCCAGGGCACTGTGGAGTATCTTCAGGTCGTCTCTCATCTGGCCTAGGGCATGCTGGATCTTACTGGGTTGGTCCAGAACCTCCAGGCTGGAAGTGAATGGGTCGTACCGGACAGAGAAGGGCCGTTGGATGGACGACGAGTACCGCCTGCAGGTAGAACAATAGGGTTTTAAAACATTGGGTCCATATTTGCGAATAAGCAAACATTTAATTTTAAACAGTTCTCTGACACCAAATGCATATCAGCCAATTCAAATCTGTGATTTACTTGCATGTGACAGAAAGctaaattcaaaatcaaatgttatttgtcacatgcgccgaatacaacaggtattcttacattgaaatgcttacttacaagcccttaaccaacaatgcagttttaagaaaataccccagaaaaagtaagagataagaataacaagtaattaaagagcagcagtaagtaacaatagcggggctatatacagagggtaccggtacagacacaatgtgcaggggcaccggttagtcgaggtaattgaggtaatatgtacatgtaggtagagttattaaagtgactatgcatagataataacggagtagcagcagtgtagaagggggggggggggggcattgcaAATAGGCTGGGTAGCATTTCATTAcatgtttaggagtcttatggcttgggggggtggaagctgtttagaagcctcttggacctagacatggcgcgctggtaccgcttgccgtgcggtagcagagagaacagtctatgactagggtggctgcaCTCTTTGACAATTtgtcgggccttcctctgacactttctggtatagaggtcctgaatggcaggaagcttggccccggtgatgtactgggccgtacgcactaccctctatagtgccttgcggtcggaggccgagcagttgccataccaggcagtaatgcaaccagtcaggatgctctcgatggtgcagctgcagaaccttttgaggatctgaggacccatgccaaatcttttcagtctcctgagggggaataggttttgtcatgccctcttcacgactgtcttggtgtgcttggaccatgttagtttgttggtgatgtggacgccaaggaacttgaagctctcaacctgctccactacagccctgttgatgagaatgggggcatgctcggtcctccttttcctgtagtccacaatcatctcctttgtcttgatcacattgagggagaggttgttgtccttgcaccacacgtcaggtctctgacctcctccctataggccgtctcatcgttgtcggtaatcaggcttaccactgttgtgtcatcggcaaacttaatgatggtgttgggagtcgtgcctggccgtgcagccatgagtgaacagggagtacaggaggggactgagcacgcacccctgaggggcccccgtgttgaggatcagcgtggcggatgtggtgttacctacccttacgacctgggggcggcccgtcaggaagtccaggatccagttgcagagggaggtgtttattcccaggatccttagcttagtgatgaactttgagggcactatggtgttgaacactgagctgtagtcaatgaatagcattctcacataggtgttccttttgtccaggtgtgaaagggcagtgtggagtgcaatagagattgcatcatctgtggatctgttgggacggtatgaaaattggagtgggtctaaggtttctgggataatgttgttgatgtgagccatgaccagcctttcaaagcatttcatggctacagacgtgagtgctacgggtcggtagtcatttaggcagcttaccttagtgttcttgggcacagggactatggtggtctgcttgaatatgttggtattacagactcagacagggggaggttgaaaatgtcagtgaagacacttgccagttggtcagcgcatgctcggagtacacatcctggaaatccgtctggccctgcggccttgtgaatgttgacctgtttaaaggttttactcacatcggctgcggggagcgtgatcacacagtcgcccggaacagctgatgctctcatgcatgtttcagtgtttcttgcttcaaagcgagcatagaagttatttagcccgtctggtagtctcgtgtcactgggcagctctcggctgtgcttctctttgtagtctgtaatagtttgtaagccctaccacatccgacgagcgtcggagccggtgtagtacaatttcgatcttagtcctgtattgatgctttacctgtttgatggttcgtcggcgggcatagtgggatttcttataagcttccgggttagagtcccgctccttgaaagtggcagttctatcctttagctcagtgcgaatgttgcctgtaaaccgtggcttctggttggggtatgtacgtacagtcactgtggggatgacgtcatcgatacacttattgatgaagccagtgactgatgtagtgtactccggaacatatcccagtctgtgctagcaaaacagtcctgtagtttagcatctgcttcatctgaccacttttttatagaccgagtcactgatgcttcctgcttaaatttttgcttgtgagcaggaatcaggaggatagaattatggtcagatttgccaaatggagggcgagggagagctttgtacttaTCTCTgaatgtggagtaaaggtggtctagagttttttttttttttctctggttgcacattgaACATGCTGATAGACATGAGGTAAaactcattgagtgcggttttagtgccagcatcggtctgcggTGATATGTAgacggctacgaaaaatacagatgaaaactctctaggtagatagtttggtctacagcttatcatgagatactctacctcaggcgagcaaaaccttgagacttccttagataccGTGCactagctgttgtttacaaatatgcataggccacctccccgtgtcttaccagaggctgctgttctatcttgccgatagagtgtataacccgccagctgtatgttattaatgttgtcgttcagccacaactcggtgaaacataagatattgcagtttttaatgtcccattggtaggatatatgtgctttcagttcgtcacatttattttccagcgattgaatgttagctaacagtactgatggcaaaggcagattagccactcatcgcctgatcctcacaaggcaccccgatctctttACGTGAAATCTCAGTTTCTTTCTCCAGCGAATGATGGGAAAACTgggcctgttcgggtgtttggagtatatccttcccgtccgactcattaaagacagtaatcgctgttctaatgtccagaagctattttcggtcataagagacggtagtagcaacattatgtacaaaatatgttacaaacaatgcgaaaaaaattaacaaaatagcacagttggttcaGAGCcaataaaacagcagccatcccctccggcgccatcacaaatgtagctggtcccatcagataacatggaacacgttagccctatgctaacctcAACAGGCGGCACTTATTCTTCATCAGTCTATCAAAGATCTTAGACTTATATCCACCAACCAATGGCATTTCTTAAAATAGGTCAACCCTGGCCACTAGAGGGATATTTTAAACCTACAGGAAGAGAGGCCCAACTCCGGGGAAAATCTGTCTCCTTCCAGCAGGTGACGTTTTTTTTCGTTGTTTCACTCACCCAggcaaggagtttttgtatggaagTCAATGAGCATCGAATTTGGTGAACAAAAAAAATGAATAGCTTATTTGCTACATGAgctttatttgatcgaatagaagatccgtaatgcttaagttgttatgagtgtactgatataagtaggacacgtgacatcccggtaACTTTGaggaaaaaacactttatattggAGTAGTCTCGAGATAGCTATACATATTCATGGCATGAAACTAGTAGCATAGCATCtgtctccattgaatacaggcggttgatgTCAACAACTCTCATCGAATATTCAAATAAgattacaataatgagatgtatccacAAAAAGGATATGAGGAAGCTAGACAGCCTGCCGTGCCGTTTTCTAGACAACCACCACCATTGTTAGGGCAGAGGGccatgtatcttgtcagtatatccacaATCTTTGCTGTTCTGTTGGTCTGTAATGTTGTGAGCCAATATTGCATTGACGCATCCTCGACTACACTACTAGCTAGTACTAACAAGACATTTTCATGTTTTTGCATTCATGACAAAATCCCACGTTTCTGTTTCACACACATCCATGTGCTTTTATGGGGAAATTATGAGGTCCTTACAACATGTACGTTTATCGTACATCGTAAAAACCCAAAAACGGAGAGCCTTATGGATTTGTCAAATAGCATGTAGACTATCACTATCATTATTGCCTCTAGGTGGCACACTGCTAAAACGGTCAGCTTGAAATCAATAGCTCACCGTGGGTTCGAGTCACCCTCCTGGCAAGCTTTTTTGTTGAGGACAAAACTGTTCACTGCCGGTCCTTGATGCTCAATTCAAAACGCATTTGACCAAGTGGATGATTATAATAATGCGTAGCCTACAAAACGTTGTAGGCCTGGATGTAAGTGTAGCCTACCTACATAAGAATATACTCATCATGACAGCCAAGTGTGATAAACTTATTTTAAAATaactgcaatactgccatctgtaGGATGATAATGATACTAACTACAATCCTACTGTACACTTTGTAATGTTCATCCTCCTCGAGTCAAATAACGCATATGTGACAAAGTAGATGATTATAAATATGCATATAACccactgtaggcctacatttatGTTCAtgtccatgtaatatagcctatgtAATATAGCCTTTGCAATATAATTATTAGGCCATAGCAGTGCGTTTGTCTGCAAGGCTGAAGAAAGAGTTATCTCCTTATTCAATTATTGAATAATCTTCCCTTTCAAGCTGTTGGCGTCCATTTTCAGCACActaatacagtacatgtacagtatatatttcaAAGGGGAGGAAACTCGTGAAATTCGAACCCTTGCCGCAATCTGCGACAATTACGTGGACTTGGCACTTAACACAGAGAGCAATTTGACCAGTCAGTCAAATACATGTGACGGTTGTTTGATGATCGGAGCATCCTGTTGGACTGAGGTGTGTTAAGGATGCTTCCATGAACAAGAGTTGGAACACGTCCAACCACGTTGACAATTGTAATTGGCTGATGCATAATTTGTGCCAGGATATAATCAGTGCCACCTGGTgaggttagcatagggctaacgtGTGCCATGTTATCGGATGGGACCAGCTACGATTTAGTGTTCTGTCACGTGCAAGTAAATCGACAAGTCTAATTGGCTGATATGGATTTTGTGCCAGAGAACCTGTTTAAAACCCCCTAAGATCGATGTCCATGCTCCCGTGGAAATCTAATTATCATAATAAAAAAATCTAGGTGTCATGTtacactgtaaactctccttccagactcactataagcatctccaatccaaaattacatctagaatcggcttcctattttgcaacaaatcatccttcactcatgctgccaaacataccctagtaaaactgactagccTACCGATCcttaacttcggcgatgtcatttacaaaatagcctccaacactctactcagcaaattggatgcagtccatcacagtgccatctgttttgtcaccaaagcctcatatactacccaccactgcgacctgtatgctctctcgttggctggccctcgcttcatatctgtcgccaaacccactggctccaggtcatctataagtcgttgctaggtaaagccttgccttatctcagctcactggtcaccatagcagcacccacccgcagcacaggtatatttcactggtcacccccaaagccaattcctccttcagccgcctttccttccagttctctgctgccaatgactggaacaaactgcaaaaatcactgaagctggagactcatatctccctcactagctttaagcacca
Protein-coding regions in this window:
- the LOC120049365 gene encoding nucleoporin Nup37-like isoform X2; this encodes MVVKSNQRVNTPDINSTKNTFSMEDSGRGASYTVPCDDYVHVVEFSPFDSGSAASLLAYGGNQYVVVGTCRFQEEDMEVEGVEFTTLRVFHHALRVDCLAWSPESRLDKLPQLIRFCTAAADRKVRLLTSDLQNQHEVKVMEGHTSYINHLVFEPTEGKQMASVSDDHTCRVWDLEGNETTTFRLRSPGVSVCWHPEDAFKLMVAEKKGTIRFYDLVTQQAILSLDCGQSPLMSADWCLTNTIKVGAVTGSDWVIWDITRSSYPQEKRPAHVERAGNFRWSRVNENLFSTTGCPGKISSQLLVHHLGHPQPVMIGSATVGAGLSWHRSLPLCVIGGDRKLSFWMTEM
- the LOC120049365 gene encoding nucleoporin Nup37-like isoform X3, which encodes MEDSGRGASYTVPCDDYVHVVEFSPFDSGSAASLLAYGGNQYVVVGTCRFQEEDMEVEGVEFTTLRVFHHALRVDCLAWSPESRLDKLPQLIRFCTAAADRKVRLLTSDLQNQHEVKVMEGHTSYINHLVFEPTEGKQMASVSDDHTCRVWDLEGNETTTFRLRSPGVSVCWHPEDAFKLMVAEKKGTIRFYDLVTQQAILSLDCGQSPLMSADWCLTNTIKVGAVTGSDWVIWDITRSSYPQEKRPAHVERAGNFRWSRVNENLFSTTGCPGKISSQLLVHHLGHPQPVMIGSATVGAGLSWHRSLPLCVIGGDRKLSFWMTEM